One Pseudomonas lalucatii genomic window carries:
- the ihfB gene encoding integration host factor subunit beta has protein sequence MTKSELIERIVTHQGQLSSKDVELAIKTMLEQMSQALATGDRIEIRGFGSFSLHYRAPRVGRNPKTGQSVRLDGKFVPHFKPGKELRDRVNEDE, from the coding sequence ATGACCAAGTCGGAGTTGATCGAAAGAATTGTCACCCACCAGGGGCAGTTGTCCTCCAAGGATGTCGAGCTGGCGATCAAGACTATGCTGGAGCAAATGTCCCAGGCACTGGCCACTGGCGACCGTATCGAGATCCGCGGCTTCGGCAGTTTCTCCTTGCATTACCGGGCGCCACGAGTCGGTCGTAACCCCAAGACCGGCCAGTCGGTGCGCCTGGATGGCAAGTTCGTCCCGCATTTCAAGCCCGGCAAAGAGCTGCGTGACCGGGTAAACGAGGACGAGTAG